Within the Photobacterium swingsii genome, the region TTATTCTACGCCCTGCCGCGGCGAATACGGGTGTGATCTATCGTCGTACTGACCTTAATCCACCTGTGGATTTCCCTGCGAATGCAGATTCAGTGCGCGATACTATGCTATGTACTGCCCTTGTTAATGATGAAGGCGTACGTATCTCAACGGTTGAGCACTTAAACGCTGCGCTGGCAGGTATGGGTATCGATAATGTGATTATCGAAGTTGATGCACCTGAAATTCCAATTATGGATGGCAGTGCAAGCCCATTTATTTACTTGCTACAGTCTGCAGGTATCGATACGTTAAATGCGCCAAAACGCTTTTTACGCATCAAAAAAACTGTTCGCGTTGAAGATGGCGACAAGTGGGCGGAATTACGTCCATATAACGGTTTCCGTTTAGATTTCGCTATTGAATTTAATCATCCTGCGATTGATTCAGAGCAGCAGCGTTTATTGTTAGATTTTTCTAGCCAATCATTTGTAAAAGACATTAGTCGTGCACGTACTTTTGGTTTCATGCACGATATCGAATACCTACAATCACAAAACTTATGTTTAGGTGGTAGTTTCGATAACGCAATCGTACTCGACCAGTACCGTATTCTGAATGAAGATGGTCTGCGTTTTGATAACGAATTAGTGACACACAAAGTATTGGATGCCATTGGTGACCTTTATATGTGTGGTCATAATATTGTGGGTGAAATGGCGGCATATAAGTCAGGCCATGCACTTAACAATAAATTATTGCGTGCAGTGTTAGCTGATCAAGAAGCTTACGAATGGACAACCTACCAAGATGAGAAAGACTCACCAGTGACTTTGGCTCAGCCAGGTATGGTATTAGCGTAATACGTTAAAAGTTTCATCGACTGAATTAAAGAACGCCAGACATTGTCTGGCGTTTTTGTATCTGTTGTTCTGCATATTATGAAAACACAGCGGCTATTATGACTGACGCCGCTTGGCTAAGGCCGCAATACGTTCTAAACGTGCTTTTACCTTGTCTGGCGCACTCTGTGCCGTATAGAGTAAATAACCCGCTGCTTTTTCTGTAATGGGTTTACGGATAATATCCGGCACTTTGTGCTGTTTTCGCTCCAGATCAACAGCAAGATTGGGGTTAACCTTTATCTCAATTTGTTTTAACTGTGGCAGTAATTTTTCACGTAGCTTAGTCATCAGTGTATTTCTTTCGAAATTCAAGCGCATCGACCAGTTAGCCGATGAAACCTCAATGATCAGTGTCTGCTGACGATAATTACTCACACGACAATGTTCAGCACAATTTAAGTGTTGTTTAACGGCTTCATTTAATTTAGCCAGTGCAACCGCACGCTGCTGGATATTGCCAAGGGTGGAGTCATCCAACAAGTGAGCCGGAGTTTGTGGACGATGGTCTCGCATAACGCTCGCTTTCGCATCCGTGATTAACAATAAAATAAATGCCACTATTGTGGGCTGACACCTAATTTTCGCATATGAAAAACTAGACTCCAGCTTTAACCGTAGGCGACTTAACTATTATGGCTTATTATACCATCCAAGTGGGTTGGCGGGGATGCCTTGTTTAAGGCTTTACTCAGTTGAGGTTTTCGTTTTATAGGGATATCTACTTTGGTGTTTAACCTATAGAATGACTTTGTTTAACTGTGCCCCTTGAAACTGAAATAAAGTGCCACAATATCCAATAGTAAGCATTAACTTGGCCTTATTTTCTGCACACTGTGCACGGCTCTGTTGAGTAGGGGTAGGATACTCCTGTGACAACCTGATTCATTGATTCAGAAGCCTATTGCGCTGAATCTACATAACTTAGAGAAACGGCATCACCATGTTATCAAAACTACTGACAAAAATTATCGGTAGCCGTAACGACCGCACTCTGCGTCGTTTGCGCAAAATCGTCGATCAAATCAATAAATTAGAACCTCAATTTGAAAGCCTGTTAGATGAAGAGCTTAAGGCCAAGACGGTCGAGTTCCGTGAGCGTATCGAACAAGGTGAAAACCTAGACCAATTACTGCCAGAAGCATTCGCAACCGTTCGCGAAGCATCAAAACGTGTATTCGGTATGCGTCACTTTGATGTTCAGCTGATTGGTGGCATGGTACTAAACAACTGCCAAATCGCAGAAATGCGTACGGGTGAAGGTAAAACACTAACAGCAACGCTACCCGCTTACCTTAACGCACTAACGGGT harbors:
- a CDS encoding DUF721 domain-containing protein, whose amino-acid sequence is MRDHRPQTPAHLLDDSTLGNIQQRAVALAKLNEAVKQHLNCAEHCRVSNYRQQTLIIEVSSANWSMRLNFERNTLMTKLREKLLPQLKQIEIKVNPNLAVDLERKQHKVPDIIRKPITEKAAGYLLYTAQSAPDKVKARLERIAALAKRRQS
- the lpxC gene encoding UDP-3-O-acyl-N-acetylglucosamine deacetylase — protein: MIRQRTLKSIVQTTGVGLHSGRKVTLILRPAAANTGVIYRRTDLNPPVDFPANADSVRDTMLCTALVNDEGVRISTVEHLNAALAGMGIDNVIIEVDAPEIPIMDGSASPFIYLLQSAGIDTLNAPKRFLRIKKTVRVEDGDKWAELRPYNGFRLDFAIEFNHPAIDSEQQRLLLDFSSQSFVKDISRARTFGFMHDIEYLQSQNLCLGGSFDNAIVLDQYRILNEDGLRFDNELVTHKVLDAIGDLYMCGHNIVGEMAAYKSGHALNNKLLRAVLADQEAYEWTTYQDEKDSPVTLAQPGMVLA